A stretch of DNA from Phragmitibacter flavus:
CGAGGGTGCCGCGGTTAAGGAGGGAGGACAGCATGAAAGGCTAAGGGATAAAGGATAAAGGCTAAAAAAATGCGATTGATCAGGGAGCTGGGAGGATGGTGACGGGCTGGTCTTCGCGGAGGGATTCGTTGCCTTGGAGGATGATGGTGGTGCCGGGTTCGAGGCCTTCGAGGATGGTGATGGTGTCGTTGAGGGCCTGGCCGGTTTTGACGAGCTGTGAGCGGACGGTGGCGATGGGGCCGTCGGAGTTTTGAACGATCCAGACTTTGGAGGTGCCGTTGGGGAAACGGACGATGGCGTCGCGGGGAATTTGCAGGGCTTGGTCTTTGCTGCGGAAGCTGAGGGTGGCGCGGGCGGACATGCCGGGGGCGGCAAGTTTTTCGGGGTCGGTGAGGTCGAGGCGGACGAGGAAGGTGCGGGAGACGGGGTCTTTGGCGGGAACGCGGGTGGCGACTTTGGCTTTGAGCGGGGTGTCGGCGTAGGCGTCGAGGTGGACGGTGACGGCAGTGTTGTCGTTCAGCTGGGCGTAGATTTCTTGGGGAGCCTGGAGGTCGAGGTGGAGGTGGGTGGTTTCGACGAGTTCGAGGACGGGGGTGCCGGTTTGCACCCATTCGCCTTCTTCGCTGAGTTTCTGGCGGATGACACCGTCGAAGGGGGCGATGAGTTGATGACGGGCAAGTTGCTCTTTTTGTTCGCGGAGCTGGACCTGGGCGCGGGCGAGGTTGGCGGTTTGGATGCGGACGGCGGTTTCGCGGGTTTGGGCTTCGGATT
This window harbors:
- a CDS encoding efflux RND transporter periplasmic adaptor subunit, whose product is MPRRLLSLLAWLALPVAAINAQNQDAPKPVTTAQAVVDHVVTTLDLTGTIVPKRQASLSSRASGLILKLPVDAGSTVKTGDVLMELDPALASLALERVTVETQQAQTELTEAQRLLDEVRELAKVGGFSKSEAQTRETAVRIQTANLARAQVQLREQKEQLARHQLIAPFDGVIRQKLSEEGEWVQTGTPVLELVETTHLHLDLQAPQEIYAQLNDNTAVTVHLDAYADTPLKAKVATRVPAKDPVSRTFLVRLDLTDPEKLAAPGMSARATLSFRSKDQALQIPRDAIVRFPNGTSKVWIVQNSDGPIATVRSQLVKTGQALNDTITILEGLEPGTTIILQGNESLREDQPVTILPAP